The Anaerobaca lacustris genomic interval GCGGTCCTCATAGTAGATTCGCGCCCCATCGATGTCGAGGTAGCCGGCATCCGCGCCCATCAAGGCTCCTTGCTCCTGAACCCGTTGTCCCACCGCTGGCGACACGCGGCTCAGGCCGGACGCCATCGCAACATTGAGCGAGCAGTCTAATGGCCATCTCGTGCCGGGTCAAGGCCTTTCGACCGGGTCGGATCGATGGGCCGGATGGGGCCTGTAGAACCGACAAGGTTTTGTGCTTGGCGACGGCGGTTCGGCTGCGGTAAGCTATCGCCGTCGAGGCGCCCGCGCGCCTGGCACGCGACGAACGCATGGATGGATAGGCCGAAGGAGAACGGATTATGAAGGTACTGTTGGCGGTCCTGTTGGTGGTGATGGCGGGCGTGGGCATCGGCTGCGCGACGCGGCCCGAGTCGCTGGCGTCGCGCGATCTGCTGTCGATGCAGGTCGAAGAAGCGGTCAGTCTGTTCCAGAGCCGTGATCCGAGCATTCAGGCCTATTTCAGCAACTCCTATGGCTACGCCGTGCTGCCCAGGATCACCAAAGGGGCCGTGTTCTTCGGCGGCGCGTACGGGCGAGGAGAGGTCTTCGCCAGGGGCGTCAAGGTCGGCTATTGCAGCATGTCGCAGGCGAGTATGGGCTTCTCGTTCGGCGGCCAGTACTTCCGCGAGATCATCTTCTTCCAGGACAAGGCGGCGTTCGACCGCTTCACGATGGAGGACTTCACGCTGGCGGCCCAGGTCACCGCGGTGGCGCTGGAAACCGGCTCGGCCAGCCGAAGCGACTACCATTACGGCGTCGCCATCTTCATCGTTCCCGACCAGGGACTCATGGTCGATGCCTCCGTCGGCGGCCAGAAGTTCCAGTACGAGCCCGCCTTCATCATGTACGACGAGCCGGCCACCGTTATTCCCTGACGCACGACGTACGTAAGTCGACCGGCCCTGTTTTGCCTGGAAAGGAAAGGGGCGACGCATGCGTCGCCCCTACGGCATTGTCGCGTTTGTGAGGGCCTCGTTGCAGGTGCAGCCGAGGAGCCTGGCAGCCTGCGAGCCGGCTACTTCCGCCGCCGCCGCAGTCTGCCGCCGGCAGCGCCCAGACCCAGCAACCCCAGAACCGCCGCACCCGGAGCGGGAACCGGCTCGCCCGGAATCACCTCCGCCAGCGTGCCGCTGAGCACGATATTGTCGATCCGCCAGGCGTTGATGTTGTAGGAATTCTGTCCGTGGGCCGTGAATCTCACGCGAAGGTTGTCACTGGCGTACTCGGAGATGTCGAGGGTCACGTGGGTCCAGGGAATGTCGCCGCCCTCGTTGGTGTAGTTCGCGACCTGCTGCCACGCGGACCCGTTGTGGACCTTCACAGTCAGTTGTTCCAGCGTGGACCTGGACCAGTTGTCGAGGAACAGGTCGAAGTCGAGCGTGACGTCCTCGTAGCCCGAGGCGTCGAGGATCGTGCTGGTCAGATTGTGCGAATAGTAGGACCTCGTCGGGTTCCAACTGTACCGAGCGGTTCTGTTTTGGACTCCCCAGTTCCCCTGGGCTGTCCAGCCGTTGTATTGGAAGGACCCGTTGTCCCAGTTCTCGCTGAAGATAACGTCCGCCTGAGCGGCCCCGCTCAGAAGCATCACGGCCGTCAGTGCACAGAATGCGATTGCCTTTGTCTTCATCATACCTGCCCCCCATTGAATTGCTGTTTGTGTTCTTCCGAGCGTTTCACCGGCTCGCGGTGGATCGGGCGCGGACCGACGACTCACGATGACCTGGGTGCGATTTGTGTGTTGTGTACAATCCCCATTTTCCCTATTATAACAGGGCGGCCAGGGTCTGTCAATGACCTATTCAAGTTTTCCGAGAGAGTCTTTGGATAGAATACGCGCAGTCGTGAATCATCGCTCTGAAGGTCCTTATAACCATCGCAACGGCTGCCCGCACCTGCGTGTATTATCGCCCCCGTCGCGTCGCGCTCGCCTCATCGTGCCGCACAATGCGTGAGCCCCCGTTCTTATCGCCCCCAGCGAACCCGTCCGGATGTCACTTGGGTAGGGGCGAGGCATGCCTCGCCCTCGCCATTTATGAGTGCGCTTCTTCGAGCCAGAAGTGGCCGATGGCCTTGTAGAATGTCATCACCGCGAGAACCGCGCAGTGGCGATGGGCGTCGGGCAGCTCCGGCAGCGCATCGAGCACCTCTCGCACGCTGATCGACAGGGCGTTGCGCAGCGATTTGCCCTGGATACATCGGGCCACGGTCCGGCCGCACTGCCGCGTGAATTCGCAGCCATCGGTGTGATAACGGACCTTGCGAATCACGTCATCTTCGATCACCAGATAGAACTCCATCGTATCGCCGCACGGCCCGGTATGCCACGCACCGGCCGACGGGTCGGTCATCTGACCCCAGAACGCATCGTCCACGTTTCGTCCTCTTTCTGTGTACTCGCCCGACCCCGCGCCGCCACGCCGCACCGCGACCGTTCGAGAAGATCGTCATCGAGCCCCATTCTACGCGCCCGCCACCCCACCGGCAACCTGATCCAGCCTCGCCATTCCGGGTGAAATATCTTGCCCTGACAACCGACTGTGAATACAGACGATCGAACGCAGGGACCTCCTGCATGAGGACTACGGCCGGCACCGCCGGATTCAGGAAAGGGTAACGAAATGATCGAGTCTGTCGCGTCTACTTCATTCGGAACGCCGAGAAACGAGGCGCGCCGGGCGGCAGAGTGGTGTAGCCGCCGATCAGATGCCGCACGCGCCCCGGCTGGCCTACCGGCGCCGGCGCATCTGCACGAAAACGACCGCGCCGGTGATCGTGGTGGCGATCATCAGCAGCACGGCGACGGCGCCGACGTAAGGCAGGAGAATCTCGAAGCTGTGAAGCTTCTGAATCGCGTCGCGGAACGGGCCGCGACGCTCGTACAGGCCGACCTTGCGAAACAGCAGCAGCCCCCCGCAGACGGCCGTAATCAGCGTTGGCACCGCGCTGATCAGCCCGATCCATCCGTGCCACTTCCGCCACCCCCGCCGCGAAGAGACCGTCGTTGCATTCGCCCCGTTCGTGTCCATACCTATGGCGTACCCTTCCATCGAGAACCATTCTCACGTGCATGCCGTCACATTTGCATAGGGTAGTGTACCAATCCCACCCGCCGGTTACACCCCAGGTGAATCTTATCCACCCAACCCGCGCCCCCTCTCGTATGTCACTTTGAGCTTGGCGCTGCCGCCCCTGAGCATGCACTTGCCTTCACAGGAAGCGTAATGTAGATTGGAGCATATGCGAACGATCGCGTGATAACGGAGATCAGGACGCCTCATGGGGGCGGACGGCTATGCACGCACATAACCTGCAACAATGGCAGCATGAACACGATTTCGCCGTCATTCATCGGCACGGCGAAGAGCGAACCATGAAGGTGCTTCTGCTGACGGCGATCACCATGGTTGTGGAGATCGCAGCGGGCCTGGCGTTCGGCTCCATGGCCCTGCTGGCCGACGGCTGGCACATGGGGACTCACGTCACGGCCTTCGGCATAACGATCTTTGCCTATCGCTATGCCAAGCGACATGCCCACAGCGCGCGCTTCAGTTTTGGCACGGGCAAGGTGAGCGTCCTCGGCGGCTTTGCCAGCGCCGTGGCCCTGGTGGTGGTAGCGCTCGTGATGGCTCTCGAATCCATCCATCGGCTGTTCGTTCCCCAGACCATCCGATTCAACGAGGCGATTGGTGTAGCCGTGCTGGGCCTGCTCATCAATCTCTTGTGCGCCCTGATCCTCCGGTCGCATCACGACCACGACCAGGGCGGCGGACATCGGCATCACCACGACCATAACCTGCGCGCCGCGTACGTTCACGTCCTCGCCGATGCGTTGACCTCCGTCCTGGCCATCAGCGCCCTGACCGCAGGCAAGTACTTCGGCTGGCACCGGCTCGACCCGGTCATGGGGATCGTCGGGGCCGCCGTCATTACGAAATGGGCCCATGGGTTGCTCAAGGACACCAGTTCCATTCTGCTGGACGCCAGCATCGAAGGAGAAACGCGCGCGAAGATCGTGCAATCGCTGGAAGCGGACAAAGACAACCGGGTCACGGATATCCACATCTGGAAGGTCGGCCCCGACGACTACGCCGGCATGATTTCCATCGTGACGCACTACCCGCAGCCCATCGAACACTACAAGCGACTCATTACCGATGAGGCACATCTCGTTCACGTCACGGTCGAGGTGATTCGCTGCACGACCGAACCTTGCGTTCCAGTCAACCGCGATTGACGCGGCCGCTCTGCTCGCACTGCCGGCAACACGATCCCGGCTCTGCCGTCCCAAAGGTAGGGGCATCGGACAGTTCAGTGTGCCATGCGGATGGGCACAGCGAGGTGAATCTGAAATCCGCAGTCGCCAATCCGCCATCGGGGAGCCGGGCCTTGCGGCTTGGCTTGGTGGTGGTATACTGGATCTGCGCAACATGGGGGTTGCTTGCAGTAGGGGCGAATGATGATTCGCCCGTACGAGGTGCCCATACGAAGGCGGACCAATCGAAAGTGAGGGCCGAAACGATGGCACAGGACAAGAAGATGACATTTCAATGGCGTGCGTTCATCTCGACGCTGACGGGTCTTTCGTTCGTGGGGATGTGCATCAGCGGCGTGATCCTGTTCGTGGTCCCGCCGGGGCGTGTGGCCAACTGGACCGGCTGGACGCTCTTCGGCCTGACCAAGCATCAGTGGGGCGGCCTGCACATCTGGTTCAGCGTGGTGTTCATGGTCGCCGCCGTCGTCCACATCGTCTACAACTGGCAGTGCCTTCTGCGCTACTGCCAGAGCAAGGTCACCAAGGCGTTCACGCTGCGCGCCGAGTGGGGCCTGTCGCTGCTGATCTGCGTCGTGCTGCTGATCGGCACGCTGGCGAACTGGCGGCCGTTCTCGTCGCTGTTGGACTGGAACGAGTCGATCAAGTACAGTTGGGACGACCCCACGCGCCGGCCGCCGGTGCCTCACATGGAATTGCTGACGCTCTCTGCGCTGGCCGACCGCGTCGAAGGCGTCTCGCTCGACGAGATCATTGCGAACCTGCAACTGCACGACATCGCCGTCGTCTCGGCGGACGAGATCGTCGGCGAGTTGGCCGCCGCACATCGCATGACGCCCGAGCAGTTGTACAACATCGCCATCGGCGCCGAGCCGCGCGGACACGGACGCGGCGAAGGCCAACGCGGCGGCGGCGGTTCCGGCGCCGGTCGAGGTGAAGGCGGTGGCCAGGGTGGTGGCGGCCGAGGCGGTGGCGGTTCCGGCTTCGGACGCATGACGCTTCAGCAATACTGCACCGACGTCGGCATCGACGTTGACGCCGCCATCGAGAAGCTCGGCGCCGCCGGCATCACCGCCACCCGAACCACAACCCTCCGCGACATCGCCGAGACCGCGAACGTCCGCCCGTCGGCCGTACCCGACCTGCTGACCCCGTAGGGCGAGCGTCCCATTCGACGTTGCTCAGGGCAGGCTCCCGCTCGCCTGAAAACATCGTGCGAGGGCGAGACCTCCGGCTACAGCGCCCGGCGTCGTTTCAGCCAGCCGGCCGTCCCCATGCCGATCATGCCCAGCATCGCCGCACCGGGGACCGGGACCACGTACGTGCGGAACTGCATGTCACCCCCCCCGCCAAAACTGGCTGCAATCTGCCAGCCCTCGTCGACATTCCAATGCCATAGGGCACCGGGCCCATAGGAATCCGGGTTCCATCTCACACCCACCGTTGCATATCCCGCCGAGTCCTTCGGATAGAGCACGATGGCGTACATCTGGTCGGCGGTCAGACCAATACCCTGCGGGAGGAA includes:
- a CDS encoding DUF4405 domain-containing protein — translated: MTFQWRAFISTLTGLSFVGMCISGVILFVVPPGRVANWTGWTLFGLTKHQWGGLHIWFSVVFMVAAVVHIVYNWQCLLRYCQSKVTKAFTLRAEWGLSLLICVVLLIGTLANWRPFSSLLDWNESIKYSWDDPTRRPPVPHMELLTLSALADRVEGVSLDEIIANLQLHDIAVVSADEIVGELAAAHRMTPEQLYNIAIGAEPRGHGRGEGQRGGGGSGAGRGEGGGQGGGGRGGGGSGFGRMTLQQYCTDVGIDVDAAIEKLGAAGITATRTTTLRDIAETANVRPSAVPDLLTP
- the dmeF gene encoding CDF family Co(II)/Ni(II) efflux transporter DmeF translates to MHAHNLQQWQHEHDFAVIHRHGEERTMKVLLLTAITMVVEIAAGLAFGSMALLADGWHMGTHVTAFGITIFAYRYAKRHAHSARFSFGTGKVSVLGGFASAVALVVVALVMALESIHRLFVPQTIRFNEAIGVAVLGLLINLLCALILRSHHDHDQGGGHRHHHDHNLRAAYVHVLADALTSVLAISALTAGKYFGWHRLDPVMGIVGAAVITKWAHGLLKDTSSILLDASIEGETRAKIVQSLEADKDNRVTDIHIWKVGPDDYAGMISIVTHYPQPIEHYKRLITDEAHLVHVTVEVIRCTTEPCVPVNRD
- a CDS encoding iron-sulfur cluster assembly scaffold protein — encoded protein: MDDAFWGQMTDPSAGAWHTGPCGDTMEFYLVIEDDVIRKVRYHTDGCEFTRQCGRTVARCIQGKSLRNALSISVREVLDALPELPDAHRHCAVLAVMTFYKAIGHFWLEEAHS
- a CDS encoding lipid-binding SYLF domain-containing protein yields the protein MKVLLAVLLVVMAGVGIGCATRPESLASRDLLSMQVEEAVSLFQSRDPSIQAYFSNSYGYAVLPRITKGAVFFGGAYGRGEVFARGVKVGYCSMSQASMGFSFGGQYFREIIFFQDKAAFDRFTMEDFTLAAQVTAVALETGSASRSDYHYGVAIFIVPDQGLMVDASVGGQKFQYEPAFIMYDEPATVIP